In one window of Sardina pilchardus chromosome 23, fSarPil1.1, whole genome shotgun sequence DNA:
- the cep70 gene encoding centrosomal protein of 70 kDa isoform X1 has protein sequence MDFTSHNSIFQTRDRTYVYLWTYSQFQRELSEWDDINKLLQRHGFKPVQFADPVENKNLSDLVLLEKKAAGDIRTMLRTMLTDSDRRQALIQELIQSNSQLKEEVQQYQSRAARHSQRALELEGILDGVKAKVQDLEDRYISKAAQQHSVFQQLQQHKTEAESRSEALEQKLSRESQQVEQLQRKLYYAVKEEERRVERQNHAFQQIHKRTARTHSPTDQQILDVIDVYESQMEQMRNELKTLREPGESDSSNGRPERTSSDNSTNRKASDSATNHKASDSSTNHKALLKSYQEQLRDTKVQREELRREIQQLKQDLDSRPTVKELKTYKQQLRRMDRIIQQTNLKSAPEPKTEETTEVENIDHMQASVCRTLLKSACVEMGVHDVNHLLPALKSRPREANSIHLEKVLCDVSALLASPRAPLQLLRQRPSRQPLDQASLPGEHQGILATLEVWREQLASLKELHHSLTKLVKRLLPWQVCEEAAAEGVRVEDLQLLVDTLLEETAPADKVLCSPTKNTLLSMVTHFQKLFDVRSLRGVYPRMNEVYTRLGEMTNAMRNLRDVLDIDEKAPPSEVVNQVARIASPTEAFTTQQVHSLLETNDIDSIILRLKEHEEFFPTFHSLVLELLQTLDVQRIDDIVPALRVLKSRVL, from the exons ATGGATTTTACGAGCCATAATTCTATATTTCAGACCAGAGACAGGACGTACGTGTATTTGTGGACATACAGCCAGTTTCAG CGGGAACTATCAGAGTGGGATGACATTAATAAACTCCTGCAGCGACATGGCTTTAAACCGGTTCAGTTTGCTGATCCTGTGGAGAATAAGAACCTATCAG ATTTGGTTCTTCTGGAGAAGAAGGCGGCCGGTGACATCCGGACCATGTTGCGGACCATGCTGACTGACTCGGACAGGAGACAGGCCCTTATTCAGGAGCTCATCCAGTCCAACAGCCAGCTTAA AGAGGAGGTCCAGCAGTACCAGAGCCGTGCAGCACGGCATTCCCAACGGGCCTTGGAGCTGGAGGGAATTCTGGACGGCGTGAAGGCCAAAGTGCAGGACCTGGAGGACCGTTACATCAGCAAAGCTGCCCAGCAGCACAGTGTcttccagcagctgcagcagcacaagACGGAGGCCGAG AGTCGGAGTGAGGCCCTGGAGCAGAAGCTGTCCCGGGAGAGCCAGCAGGTGGAGCAGCTGCAGAGGAAGCTCTACTACgctgtgaaggaggaggagcgcaGGGTGGAGCGCCAGAACCACGCCTTCCAGCAGATCCACAAGAGGACCGCCAGAACACACTCCCCCACTGACCAGCA GATCCTTGACGTCATTGATGTCTATGAGTCCCAAATGGAACAAATGCGGAATGAACTGAA GACCCTTAGGGAGCCTGGAGAGAGTGACTCCTCAAATGGGCGGCCTGAGAGGACCTCCTCAGACAACTCTACAAACCGCAAAGCCTCAGATAGCGCTACAAACCACAAAGCCTCAGATAGCTCTACAAACCACAAAGCCTTACTCAAG TCGTACCAGGAGCAGCTGAGGGACACTAAGGTCCAGCgggaggagctgaggagggagATCCAGCAGCTGAAGCAGGACCTGGACTCAAG gCCCACGGTGAAGGAGCTGAAGACATATAAGCAGCAGCTGAGGAGGATGGATCGGATCATCCAGCAGACTAACCTCAA GTCTGCTCCTGAGCCTAAGACTGAGGAGACCACAGAGGTGGAGAACATCGACCACATGCAGGCCTCGGTCTGCCGTACCCTCCTCAAG TCTGCCTGTGTGGAGATGGGGGTGCATGATGTGAATCACCTGTTACCTGCCCTGAAATCGAGGCCTAGAGAAGCAAACTCAATTCATCTGGAGAAG GTCCTCTGTGATGTGAGTGCTCTGCTGGCCAGTCCCAGGGCGCCGCTGCAGCTCCTGAGGCAGAGGCCGAGTAGGCAGCCCCTGGACCAGGCCTCCCTGCCCGGGGAGCACCAGGGCATCCTGGCCACTCTGGAGGTTTGGCGGGAGCAGCTGGCATCTCTCAAG gaactGCACCACTCTTTGACGAAGCTGGTGAAGCGTCTGCTGCCGTggcaggtgtgtgaggaggcCGCTGCAGAGGGCGTGAGGGTGGAGGACCTGCAGCTGCTGGTGGACACTCTGCTGGAGGAGACGGCTCCTGCAGACAAG GTGCTCTGCAGTCCCACCAAGAACACACTGCTGTCCATGGTGACCCACTTCCAGAAGCTGTTCGACGTCCGCTCCCTGAGGGGTGTGTACCCACGCATGAACGAGGTCTACACACGACTGGGCGAGATGACCAACGCCATGAGGAACCTCCGGGATGTTCTGGACATTG ATGAAAAAGCCCCGCCCAGCGAGGTGGTCAACCAGGTGGCCAGAATAGCCTCCCCTACTGAAGCCTTCACCACTCAACAAGTACACAGCCTGCTAGAAACAAACGACATCGACAG TATTATTTTAAGACTGAAGGAGCATGAGGAGTTCTTTCCGACTTTCCACTCCCtagtgctggagctgctgcagaCACTTG ATGTCCAGAGGATAGATGACATTGTGCCTGCACTGAGGGTGCTGAAGTCCAGGGTcctctga
- the septin10 gene encoding septin 10 isoform X2 — protein MHRNQRSALHRMGSAAPILLEFLELEDKNARPLSLSGHVGFDSLPDQLVNKSTNQGFCFNILCIGETGIGKSTLMDTLFNTNFENFESSHFEPKVKLRAQTYDLQESNVRLKLTIVNTVGFGDQMNKQESYQHVVDYIDTQFESYLQEELKIKRSLHNYHDSRIHACLYFIAPSGHSLKSLDLVTMKKLDSKVNIIPVIAKADTISKSELHKFKIKIMSELVSNGVQIYQFPVDDETVSKINTAMNGHLPFAVVGSTEEVKIGNKMVKARQYPWGVVQVENENHCDFVKLREMLICVNMEDLREQTHTRHYELYRRCKLEEMGFKDTNPESKPVSLQETYEAKRQEFLGELQRREEEMRQMFVQRVKEKEMELKEAERDLQGKFEQLKRLHQDEKSKLDDKRRSLEDEINTFNKKKAAAELLQGQSFNTNTNAKKDKDRKK, from the exons ATGCACAGAAATCAGCGTTCAGCTCTTCACAGAATGGGCAGTGCCGCACCAATTTTGCTGGAATTTTTAGAATTAGAG GACAAGAATGCTAGACCCCTGTCCTTGTCAGGACATGTTGGCTTTGATAGCCTACCCGACCAACTTGTCAACAAGTCCACCAATCAGGGGTTCTGCTTCAATATCCTCTGTATTG GTGAAACGGGTATCGGGAAGTCCACCCTGATGGACACGCTGTTCAACACAAACTTTGAGAACTTCGAGTCATCTCACTTTGAGCCCAAAGTCAAGCTGCGGGCCCAGACCTACGACCTGCAGGAGAGCAATGTGCGGCTAAAGCTCACCATCGTAAACACAGTGGGCTTTGGAGACCAGATGAACAAGCAGGAAAG TTATCAGCATGTGGTGGACTATATCGACACCCAGTTTGAGTCGTACTTGCAGGAGGAGCTGAAGATCAAGCGCTCGCTGCACAACTACCATGACTCGCGGATCCACGCCTGTCTCTACTTCATCGCCCCGTCTGGCCACTCCCTCAAGTCCCTCGACCTTGTCACCATGAAGAAACTCGACAGCAAG GTGAACATCATTCCAGTCATCGCCAAAGCGGACACCATCTCCAAGAGTGAACTGCACAAGTTCAAAATCAAGATCATGAGCGAGCTCGTCAGTAATGGGGTCCAGATTTACCAGTTCCCCGTCGACGACGAGACTGTGTCCAAGATCAACACAGCCATGAAC GGTCACCTTCCATTCGCTGTGGTGGGAAGTACAGAGGAAGTGAAGATCGGCAATAAGATGGTGAAGGCAAGGCAGTACCCATGGGGAGTGGTGCAAG TGGAGAACGAGAACCACTGTGACTTTGTGAAGCTGCGGGAGATGCTGATCTGCGTGAACATGGAGGACCTGCGGGAGCAGACGCACACGCGCCACTACGAGCTCTACCGCCGCTGCAAGCTGGAGGAGATGGGCTTCAAGGACACCAACCCAGAGAGCAAACCCGTCAG cctgCAGGAGACATACGAGGCCAAGCGGCAGGAGTTCCTTGGGGAGCTTCAGCGgcgggaggaggagatgagacagATGTTCGTCCAGCGAGTcaaggagaaggagatggagctCAAGGAGGCCGAGAGAGAT CTCCAGGGCAAGTTTGAGCAGCTGAAGCGTCTCCACCAAGACGAGAAGAGCAAGCTGGATGACAAGCGGAGGTCCCTGGAGGACGAGATCAACACCTTCAACAAGAAGAAGGCCGCCGCTGAGCTTCTGCAGGGCCAGTCcttcaacaccaacaccaacgccAAGAAGGACAAGGACCGCAAGAAGTAA
- the septin10 gene encoding septin 10 isoform X4 encodes MSSSDVARQGDKNARPLSLSGHVGFDSLPDQLVNKSTNQGFCFNILCIGETGIGKSTLMDTLFNTNFENFESSHFEPKVKLRAQTYDLQESNVRLKLTIVNTVGFGDQMNKQESYQHVVDYIDTQFESYLQEELKIKRSLHNYHDSRIHACLYFIAPSGHSLKSLDLVTMKKLDSKVNIIPVIAKADTISKSELHKFKIKIMSELVSNGVQIYQFPVDDETVSKINTAMNGHLPFAVVGSTEEVKIGNKMVKARQYPWGVVQVENENHCDFVKLREMLICVNMEDLREQTHTRHYELYRRCKLEEMGFKDTNPESKPVSLQETYEAKRQEFLGELQRREEEMRQMFVQRVKEKEMELKEAERDLQGKFEQLKRLHQDEKSKLDDKRRSLEDEINTFNKKKAAAELLQGQSFNTNTNAKKDKDRKK; translated from the exons ATGTCTTCATCCGACGTTGCACGACAAGGG GACAAGAATGCTAGACCCCTGTCCTTGTCAGGACATGTTGGCTTTGATAGCCTACCCGACCAACTTGTCAACAAGTCCACCAATCAGGGGTTCTGCTTCAATATCCTCTGTATTG GTGAAACGGGTATCGGGAAGTCCACCCTGATGGACACGCTGTTCAACACAAACTTTGAGAACTTCGAGTCATCTCACTTTGAGCCCAAAGTCAAGCTGCGGGCCCAGACCTACGACCTGCAGGAGAGCAATGTGCGGCTAAAGCTCACCATCGTAAACACAGTGGGCTTTGGAGACCAGATGAACAAGCAGGAAAG TTATCAGCATGTGGTGGACTATATCGACACCCAGTTTGAGTCGTACTTGCAGGAGGAGCTGAAGATCAAGCGCTCGCTGCACAACTACCATGACTCGCGGATCCACGCCTGTCTCTACTTCATCGCCCCGTCTGGCCACTCCCTCAAGTCCCTCGACCTTGTCACCATGAAGAAACTCGACAGCAAG GTGAACATCATTCCAGTCATCGCCAAAGCGGACACCATCTCCAAGAGTGAACTGCACAAGTTCAAAATCAAGATCATGAGCGAGCTCGTCAGTAATGGGGTCCAGATTTACCAGTTCCCCGTCGACGACGAGACTGTGTCCAAGATCAACACAGCCATGAAC GGTCACCTTCCATTCGCTGTGGTGGGAAGTACAGAGGAAGTGAAGATCGGCAATAAGATGGTGAAGGCAAGGCAGTACCCATGGGGAGTGGTGCAAG TGGAGAACGAGAACCACTGTGACTTTGTGAAGCTGCGGGAGATGCTGATCTGCGTGAACATGGAGGACCTGCGGGAGCAGACGCACACGCGCCACTACGAGCTCTACCGCCGCTGCAAGCTGGAGGAGATGGGCTTCAAGGACACCAACCCAGAGAGCAAACCCGTCAG cctgCAGGAGACATACGAGGCCAAGCGGCAGGAGTTCCTTGGGGAGCTTCAGCGgcgggaggaggagatgagacagATGTTCGTCCAGCGAGTcaaggagaaggagatggagctCAAGGAGGCCGAGAGAGAT CTCCAGGGCAAGTTTGAGCAGCTGAAGCGTCTCCACCAAGACGAGAAGAGCAAGCTGGATGACAAGCGGAGGTCCCTGGAGGACGAGATCAACACCTTCAACAAGAAGAAGGCCGCCGCTGAGCTTCTGCAGGGCCAGTCcttcaacaccaacaccaacgccAAGAAGGACAAGGACCGCAAGAAGTAA
- the cep70 gene encoding centrosomal protein of 70 kDa isoform X2, translated as MEERELSEWDDINKLLQRHGFKPVQFADPVENKNLSDLVLLEKKAAGDIRTMLRTMLTDSDRRQALIQELIQSNSQLKEEVQQYQSRAARHSQRALELEGILDGVKAKVQDLEDRYISKAAQQHSVFQQLQQHKTEAESRSEALEQKLSRESQQVEQLQRKLYYAVKEEERRVERQNHAFQQIHKRTARTHSPTDQQILDVIDVYESQMEQMRNELKTLREPGESDSSNGRPERTSSDNSTNRKASDSATNHKASDSSTNHKALLKSYQEQLRDTKVQREELRREIQQLKQDLDSRPTVKELKTYKQQLRRMDRIIQQTNLKSAPEPKTEETTEVENIDHMQASVCRTLLKSACVEMGVHDVNHLLPALKSRPREANSIHLEKVLCDVSALLASPRAPLQLLRQRPSRQPLDQASLPGEHQGILATLEVWREQLASLKELHHSLTKLVKRLLPWQVCEEAAAEGVRVEDLQLLVDTLLEETAPADKVLCSPTKNTLLSMVTHFQKLFDVRSLRGVYPRMNEVYTRLGEMTNAMRNLRDVLDIDEKAPPSEVVNQVARIASPTEAFTTQQVHSLLETNDIDSIILRLKEHEEFFPTFHSLVLELLQTLDVQRIDDIVPALRVLKSRVL; from the exons CGGGAACTATCAGAGTGGGATGACATTAATAAACTCCTGCAGCGACATGGCTTTAAACCGGTTCAGTTTGCTGATCCTGTGGAGAATAAGAACCTATCAG ATTTGGTTCTTCTGGAGAAGAAGGCGGCCGGTGACATCCGGACCATGTTGCGGACCATGCTGACTGACTCGGACAGGAGACAGGCCCTTATTCAGGAGCTCATCCAGTCCAACAGCCAGCTTAA AGAGGAGGTCCAGCAGTACCAGAGCCGTGCAGCACGGCATTCCCAACGGGCCTTGGAGCTGGAGGGAATTCTGGACGGCGTGAAGGCCAAAGTGCAGGACCTGGAGGACCGTTACATCAGCAAAGCTGCCCAGCAGCACAGTGTcttccagcagctgcagcagcacaagACGGAGGCCGAG AGTCGGAGTGAGGCCCTGGAGCAGAAGCTGTCCCGGGAGAGCCAGCAGGTGGAGCAGCTGCAGAGGAAGCTCTACTACgctgtgaaggaggaggagcgcaGGGTGGAGCGCCAGAACCACGCCTTCCAGCAGATCCACAAGAGGACCGCCAGAACACACTCCCCCACTGACCAGCA GATCCTTGACGTCATTGATGTCTATGAGTCCCAAATGGAACAAATGCGGAATGAACTGAA GACCCTTAGGGAGCCTGGAGAGAGTGACTCCTCAAATGGGCGGCCTGAGAGGACCTCCTCAGACAACTCTACAAACCGCAAAGCCTCAGATAGCGCTACAAACCACAAAGCCTCAGATAGCTCTACAAACCACAAAGCCTTACTCAAG TCGTACCAGGAGCAGCTGAGGGACACTAAGGTCCAGCgggaggagctgaggagggagATCCAGCAGCTGAAGCAGGACCTGGACTCAAG gCCCACGGTGAAGGAGCTGAAGACATATAAGCAGCAGCTGAGGAGGATGGATCGGATCATCCAGCAGACTAACCTCAA GTCTGCTCCTGAGCCTAAGACTGAGGAGACCACAGAGGTGGAGAACATCGACCACATGCAGGCCTCGGTCTGCCGTACCCTCCTCAAG TCTGCCTGTGTGGAGATGGGGGTGCATGATGTGAATCACCTGTTACCTGCCCTGAAATCGAGGCCTAGAGAAGCAAACTCAATTCATCTGGAGAAG GTCCTCTGTGATGTGAGTGCTCTGCTGGCCAGTCCCAGGGCGCCGCTGCAGCTCCTGAGGCAGAGGCCGAGTAGGCAGCCCCTGGACCAGGCCTCCCTGCCCGGGGAGCACCAGGGCATCCTGGCCACTCTGGAGGTTTGGCGGGAGCAGCTGGCATCTCTCAAG gaactGCACCACTCTTTGACGAAGCTGGTGAAGCGTCTGCTGCCGTggcaggtgtgtgaggaggcCGCTGCAGAGGGCGTGAGGGTGGAGGACCTGCAGCTGCTGGTGGACACTCTGCTGGAGGAGACGGCTCCTGCAGACAAG GTGCTCTGCAGTCCCACCAAGAACACACTGCTGTCCATGGTGACCCACTTCCAGAAGCTGTTCGACGTCCGCTCCCTGAGGGGTGTGTACCCACGCATGAACGAGGTCTACACACGACTGGGCGAGATGACCAACGCCATGAGGAACCTCCGGGATGTTCTGGACATTG ATGAAAAAGCCCCGCCCAGCGAGGTGGTCAACCAGGTGGCCAGAATAGCCTCCCCTACTGAAGCCTTCACCACTCAACAAGTACACAGCCTGCTAGAAACAAACGACATCGACAG TATTATTTTAAGACTGAAGGAGCATGAGGAGTTCTTTCCGACTTTCCACTCCCtagtgctggagctgctgcagaCACTTG ATGTCCAGAGGATAGATGACATTGTGCCTGCACTGAGGGTGCTGAAGTCCAGGGTcctctga
- the septin10 gene encoding septin 10 isoform X1 has product MHRNQRSALHRMGSAAPILLEFLELEDKNARPLSLSGHVGFDSLPDQLVNKSTNQGFCFNILCIGETGIGKSTLMDTLFNTNFENFESSHFEPKVKLRAQTYDLQESNVRLKLTIVNTVGFGDQMNKQESYQHVVDYIDTQFESYLQEELKIKRSLHNYHDSRIHACLYFIAPSGHSLKSLDLVTMKKLDSKVNIIPVIAKADTISKSELHKFKIKIMSELVSNGVQIYQFPVDDETVSKINTAMNGHLPFAVVGSTEEVKIGNKMVKARQYPWGVVQVENENHCDFVKLREMLICVNMEDLREQTHTRHYELYRRCKLEEMGFKDTNPESKPVSLQETYEAKRQEFLGELQRREEEMRQMFVQRVKEKEMELKEAERDLQGKFEQLKRLHQDEKSKLDDKRRSLEDEINTFNKKKAAAELLQGQSFNTNTNAKKDKDRKNSGFM; this is encoded by the exons ATGCACAGAAATCAGCGTTCAGCTCTTCACAGAATGGGCAGTGCCGCACCAATTTTGCTGGAATTTTTAGAATTAGAG GACAAGAATGCTAGACCCCTGTCCTTGTCAGGACATGTTGGCTTTGATAGCCTACCCGACCAACTTGTCAACAAGTCCACCAATCAGGGGTTCTGCTTCAATATCCTCTGTATTG GTGAAACGGGTATCGGGAAGTCCACCCTGATGGACACGCTGTTCAACACAAACTTTGAGAACTTCGAGTCATCTCACTTTGAGCCCAAAGTCAAGCTGCGGGCCCAGACCTACGACCTGCAGGAGAGCAATGTGCGGCTAAAGCTCACCATCGTAAACACAGTGGGCTTTGGAGACCAGATGAACAAGCAGGAAAG TTATCAGCATGTGGTGGACTATATCGACACCCAGTTTGAGTCGTACTTGCAGGAGGAGCTGAAGATCAAGCGCTCGCTGCACAACTACCATGACTCGCGGATCCACGCCTGTCTCTACTTCATCGCCCCGTCTGGCCACTCCCTCAAGTCCCTCGACCTTGTCACCATGAAGAAACTCGACAGCAAG GTGAACATCATTCCAGTCATCGCCAAAGCGGACACCATCTCCAAGAGTGAACTGCACAAGTTCAAAATCAAGATCATGAGCGAGCTCGTCAGTAATGGGGTCCAGATTTACCAGTTCCCCGTCGACGACGAGACTGTGTCCAAGATCAACACAGCCATGAAC GGTCACCTTCCATTCGCTGTGGTGGGAAGTACAGAGGAAGTGAAGATCGGCAATAAGATGGTGAAGGCAAGGCAGTACCCATGGGGAGTGGTGCAAG TGGAGAACGAGAACCACTGTGACTTTGTGAAGCTGCGGGAGATGCTGATCTGCGTGAACATGGAGGACCTGCGGGAGCAGACGCACACGCGCCACTACGAGCTCTACCGCCGCTGCAAGCTGGAGGAGATGGGCTTCAAGGACACCAACCCAGAGAGCAAACCCGTCAG cctgCAGGAGACATACGAGGCCAAGCGGCAGGAGTTCCTTGGGGAGCTTCAGCGgcgggaggaggagatgagacagATGTTCGTCCAGCGAGTcaaggagaaggagatggagctCAAGGAGGCCGAGAGAGAT CTCCAGGGCAAGTTTGAGCAGCTGAAGCGTCTCCACCAAGACGAGAAGAGCAAGCTGGATGACAAGCGGAGGTCCCTGGAGGACGAGATCAACACCTTCAACAAGAAGAAGGCCGCCGCTGAGCTTCTGCAGGGCCAGTCcttcaacaccaacaccaacgccAAGAAGGACAAGGACCGCAAGAA CTCTGGATTCATGTGA
- the septin10 gene encoding septin 10 isoform X3: MSSSDVARQGDKNARPLSLSGHVGFDSLPDQLVNKSTNQGFCFNILCIGETGIGKSTLMDTLFNTNFENFESSHFEPKVKLRAQTYDLQESNVRLKLTIVNTVGFGDQMNKQESYQHVVDYIDTQFESYLQEELKIKRSLHNYHDSRIHACLYFIAPSGHSLKSLDLVTMKKLDSKVNIIPVIAKADTISKSELHKFKIKIMSELVSNGVQIYQFPVDDETVSKINTAMNGHLPFAVVGSTEEVKIGNKMVKARQYPWGVVQVENENHCDFVKLREMLICVNMEDLREQTHTRHYELYRRCKLEEMGFKDTNPESKPVSLQETYEAKRQEFLGELQRREEEMRQMFVQRVKEKEMELKEAERDLQGKFEQLKRLHQDEKSKLDDKRRSLEDEINTFNKKKAAAELLQGQSFNTNTNAKKDKDRKNSGFM, encoded by the exons ATGTCTTCATCCGACGTTGCACGACAAGGG GACAAGAATGCTAGACCCCTGTCCTTGTCAGGACATGTTGGCTTTGATAGCCTACCCGACCAACTTGTCAACAAGTCCACCAATCAGGGGTTCTGCTTCAATATCCTCTGTATTG GTGAAACGGGTATCGGGAAGTCCACCCTGATGGACACGCTGTTCAACACAAACTTTGAGAACTTCGAGTCATCTCACTTTGAGCCCAAAGTCAAGCTGCGGGCCCAGACCTACGACCTGCAGGAGAGCAATGTGCGGCTAAAGCTCACCATCGTAAACACAGTGGGCTTTGGAGACCAGATGAACAAGCAGGAAAG TTATCAGCATGTGGTGGACTATATCGACACCCAGTTTGAGTCGTACTTGCAGGAGGAGCTGAAGATCAAGCGCTCGCTGCACAACTACCATGACTCGCGGATCCACGCCTGTCTCTACTTCATCGCCCCGTCTGGCCACTCCCTCAAGTCCCTCGACCTTGTCACCATGAAGAAACTCGACAGCAAG GTGAACATCATTCCAGTCATCGCCAAAGCGGACACCATCTCCAAGAGTGAACTGCACAAGTTCAAAATCAAGATCATGAGCGAGCTCGTCAGTAATGGGGTCCAGATTTACCAGTTCCCCGTCGACGACGAGACTGTGTCCAAGATCAACACAGCCATGAAC GGTCACCTTCCATTCGCTGTGGTGGGAAGTACAGAGGAAGTGAAGATCGGCAATAAGATGGTGAAGGCAAGGCAGTACCCATGGGGAGTGGTGCAAG TGGAGAACGAGAACCACTGTGACTTTGTGAAGCTGCGGGAGATGCTGATCTGCGTGAACATGGAGGACCTGCGGGAGCAGACGCACACGCGCCACTACGAGCTCTACCGCCGCTGCAAGCTGGAGGAGATGGGCTTCAAGGACACCAACCCAGAGAGCAAACCCGTCAG cctgCAGGAGACATACGAGGCCAAGCGGCAGGAGTTCCTTGGGGAGCTTCAGCGgcgggaggaggagatgagacagATGTTCGTCCAGCGAGTcaaggagaaggagatggagctCAAGGAGGCCGAGAGAGAT CTCCAGGGCAAGTTTGAGCAGCTGAAGCGTCTCCACCAAGACGAGAAGAGCAAGCTGGATGACAAGCGGAGGTCCCTGGAGGACGAGATCAACACCTTCAACAAGAAGAAGGCCGCCGCTGAGCTTCTGCAGGGCCAGTCcttcaacaccaacaccaacgccAAGAAGGACAAGGACCGCAAGAA CTCTGGATTCATGTGA